The genome window aaattttaaattttttattatagagGTACAAGAAGATTGCAGAACTTTTAtaatttccttataattatttaaaataaattctaccATTATTGACCTTGCTATTGgtttctgaattttttaaatgtatcaaacctgttgcatattttttttcaaaaaataattataaaaatacaaaaattgcaacaaaaatcgtaaacaattacaaaaacttcaaggctattttatttgtttatattatcCTTTCTATTCCTTGAAAAGACAAGAGAATAATCTTCATTTGCCTTGTGATTATCGACTTGAGAAGCATATTTTTTAGATGCTGATAATATAAATATTGACTTCTTAGAATTACGTTTGACAAGGAAAAGTaacgaaagaaaaaaatacGGGAAAGTTTAGAGAGAAAATTGGAGAAGATATTAGATGGGAAAGAGAAATGGAGGATGTCTTTATCTCCATCTTGGCACATATGCAGCttaagtgacaaaaaaaaatcataaaaataataaaatttaaaattaaattacTTTGGCTACATATTTTAAGAGAAGATTTATTTTGGCAGAAAACTCTCGAGGAGAGTGAATGTTAAAGCATAGAAATGATGTGATCGACAAAATGGGCCAAGAAGGTTTGGGGAACTTCATGAAGGACAAGTCTTTGGATACTGGCaaataggggtgcaaacgaatcgagctgctcgcgagccgctcgattcgagctcgactcgagctcggtcaatatcgagctcgagtcgagctcgagctggtCGAGCcaaagtcgagctcgagctcaaaacattaagctcgttagctcgcgagctcgagtatatatatatatatttttttttatttttatttttaatagtaaaattacataaatatccttaatattttattatttattaagaaaaaatattattttatttatttttttaaaaataaaataattattttttatttttttcgagctcgagcttgaaacttaccagctcgtcgagctcgagctcgagttcgagttcgatgaAATTAAGTTAaggctcgactcgataaggccaaagctcgactcggctcagctcgtttgcacccctactGGCAAAGCACAAGAATATCGTATCAAGGAATGTTAAAacttagggataatttcagaaaccttccctgaggtttctaacagtCTCACTCTCCTcccctatgatttcaaaaatatcacaaacctcccctgagatttagGATTTTGTAACAAAATCAGCCCATGATgtcaaaagtgaataaaaaaaaagtgttttcaGGAAAAAGAGGGAATTTTATTTTCATAAATGCCCCTGAGATAAGTGTACAAGTTATGTTAGTGAAATaatgaaaactaataaaaaccaaaaataaattagaaaatagggataatttcagatacaGTATGTTATTCATCAATAATATTATATCAAAAGCTTTTACTATATGATTATTTGTTCCAATTGCATATTAAATCAACCATTAGTGCTTATGAGAGTGCATTAAATATTTAGTAGAGATGTAGTTTATTTCAATAAGTAGCATGTATATAAATACTTAGTGAATGTACAATCTGATTGAAATAATGTATACCGTGTTATCGACCAAGTACGATGCATAGAAATTATTGAACATGCAGTTATTTGTTCACATGCATATTGCAATTAGTCATCGCAGCAATATGCATAGTGCAATGGTATGGAAACATTTGGAATGGTTATTGGTGCTTTGAGCCACTTGTGCATCTCCTTACAAGCTGCAGTGGGTATGTAATTTTATCTATATGACTAATATTAATTTGCCTATAAACATCTTATACAGGGTGATCTATGAGGTACAATCAATTtacaaatatatacattatattaGATGTTAGTTACTTGACTGTGTATATCTATAAAAGGTAGTGTAATGGTACGCATAAATTTGAAATAGCTATGTGTTAAAAAAGTGTAGATTATGTTAGGTGTTAGTTATTTGACTATGTATACATGTAAAAGGGAGATTAGATAGAGCGtagaaaaaaataattacaTGAGTTGGAATGTATTTGTCCTAATAATCACGAAATATTAGTTGACTTGTGAGGGTATTTAAGTTTTTTTGGCCATGATGAGTAAGAAATGAGACCTAAATTCTGACAGGAAaaatttgtgatatttttgaaactacAAGAAAGGAGAgtgagactgtcagaaacctcaggggaggtatctgaaattatccctaaaactTTAAAGGAAGCGACATTTCACTAGCCGCAGTAGACAATGGTGGTGAAACAAGAGTGCTTAAGCACAGTGATTGGTTCTGCCTTAAGATCCGTTTGAAATTGCAGTAacttattgaaaaatatttttataataaaatttttaataaaaatatttattaacTACTAAGTgcttttaaatatattatttgaaaatataattcaataaatatttattatattaaataatgtgtaatttaaaaatttttataagtttttatctctttatttggttcataatataaaataagatgattaaatttgatgttttatttttttaaatcataAAAGTTACTCTAAAAGCACCATATTTGAACTTTTGCTAAAAGTGCTTGTAACATCAAAAGATCTATTTctaattttatggaatgatatttaccaaatattttaaaagtattttcagcacataaaaatatttttttaccaaaaataccACAACCCCAAATAAGGGCTTAGCTATTTTCCCTTGGTGTTATTTGTGTATATGATGAAAAGATTCCTTTGTTTTGATGGGAGCATTtgtattttttcaaattatccaaaatttaaaattaaaacacatgttgagaaaaaaattaaggaaaatctgaaaattggaagaaaaaaaaacgtgCGCGtgtctctctctatatatatacgCACAAGTGCCAACTTCTACATTACTCTTGCTCCCATTTTTACTTTTAACTCATCTAAGTGAGGGTGCAATTATATCTAtcgtttctgaaaaaaaaaaaaaagaatagaagaAGTGAGGGTGCAACTGTACTAAGGGAGATTAGAGGGAGTAATTTACCTTGATTTATTACAGTGCCGTTAGGTTTGTACCCTGTGTTTCACTAGATGGCCAATTCATCTATggtaaaaattgaaagaaaggaCTTTTCCTGAGTTTGATTGGTCAACTACTGTCTGGGACTGGCATTGTAATCAATGTCACTTAAGTTGAAAAGACTTTTCACTAAATACAAACGAACTATTCCATCAGGTCATTGTCAAGTTTTTGATCTTACAAAGCCACTACTTTCGACCACACAATCCATCAATTATTGTCCATATTTATTGTTGTGGACCATACCAAGTTAAAATTTTGTAAGTGTATCCGCTATGTTTGGTAGCGATCCATTTCTAAACATTTCTCTTTTAGTCTTTGATAAAAATGAGACGTTAAGCTAAACTAAATATTTCTTAACCCATTTCTTCTCAAGAAACAAGTGGGCTATTTCTTTGTAAAATTGTGCTCAAATTTATACGTGACAATCTTGCCAAGATCTCTTCATTAGTTGGGGGAAGGAATCAGATTTTTTGAAGAACGTATCGAGAGAGAATTTGATTTGGTTAGACAATGTATGGTTGGTAAACAAGGATCGATTTTTTAGCAAGATATGGAATGTATCGTCAAATATTCAATATGATTCCACAAGATCTAGTTCGTTCAAGTAACGGATTCTAATCAACTGAAAGGATCTTCTGATCAATCCAGAGATCATTTGGATTCCATTAGTAATGAGGATTCGGAATATCACATATTGATTAATCAAAGAGAGATTCAACAACTAAAAGAAAGATCGATTCTTTTGGATCAtccctttctttccctttctttaaaCGGAACGAACAGAGATAGAATCAGACCGATTCCCGAAATGCCTTTCTGGCTATTCCTCAATGTCCCGGCTATTCACAGAACGTGAGAAGCAGATAATCTTCTGTTTTCGGAAGAAATAGAAGAATTTGTTAGGAATCCTACAAGATCCGTTCGTTCTTTTTTCTCTGATAGATGGTCAGAACTTCATCTGGGTTTGAATCCTACTGAGAGCTCCACTAGAGATCAAAAAATTGTTGAAGAAACAACAAGATCTTTCTTTTGTCCCTTCCAGGCGAtcggaaaataaagaaatggtTAATATATTCAAGATAATTACGTATTTATAAAATACCGTCTCAATTCATTCTATTTCATCAGATCTGGGATGTGATATGGTTTCGAAGGATGAGGCGGATATGGACAGTTCAAATAAGATTTCATTTTTGaacaaaaatccattttttgatttatttcatCTATTCCACGCCTGGAACAGGGGAGGATACACCTTACATCACGATTTTGAATTAGAAGAGAGATTTCAAGAAATGGCAGATCTATTCACTCTATCAATAACTGAGCCGGATCTGGTGTATCATAAGGGATTTGCCTTTTCTATTGATTCCTACGGATTGGATCAAAAACAATTCTTGAATGAGGTATTCAACTCTGGGGATGAATCGAAAAAGAAATCTTTATTGGTTCTACTTCTTATTTTTTATGAAGAGAATGAATCTTTTTCTCGAAGGATCAGAAAAAAAGGGTCCGGATCTCCTGTGGAAATGATTTAGAAGATCCACAACCAAAAATAGTGATATTTGCTAGCAACAACATAATGGGGGCAGTCAATCAATATAGATTGATCCGAAATCTGATTCAAATACAATCTAATACCTATGGGTACAACTCTCGTTTATTACACTTTTTTCTAGCTGCTTAGCCTGTAGTAGGTATCTGGTTCACATCTTTAGGTATTAGCACTATAGCTTTCAACCTAAACGGGTTTAGTTTCAACCAATCTGTAGTTGATAGTCAAGGTCGTGTAATTAATACTTGAGCGGATATCATTAACCGTGCTAACCTTGGTATGGAAGTTATGCATGAACGTAATGCTCATAACTTCCCTCTAGACCTAGGTGTTGTAGATGCTCCATTTGTAAATGGATAAGACGTTAGTCTTATTGTATAAAAgttattgaaaaataaaggagcAATAACTTCCTTCTTATTCTGTATAATAgttcctttatttatttttttttattttgttattttagtagtaattgtacttaaatatagatagattttttttaatcataaagatttaaagaaaagtaaagaaaatgttcaaatatgaaataaaaaaaatataaaaatagagTAGAGGGGTGGATGTAGCTGTGGATCAAGGCAGTGGATTGTGAATCCACCATGTGCGGGTCAATTCCCGTCGTTCGcctattatttctttttctgcttttgtattaagtttattaattttttttaaataaatgattggccacaaaaggattttttttagtGAATGTGTCACCGCttactcttaattttttttttgtaaagacgaagaaattttttttaatttttctcctATTTATTACGGCGACGAAGAATCAAATTATCAccatatttattcttttttctatttcttcttcCAAGTGCAGGGGATTGTGGGTTTTTTTTCTACCAATTGGAGCTCTCCCTTCCCCACCTCCATGGGGATGGTCTACAGGATTCATAATTACTCCTCTTACTATAGGACGCTTACCTAGCCAACGCTTAGATCCGGCTCTACCCAAACATTTCTGGTTCACCCAAACATTCCCTACTTGTCTGACTATTGCTGAGCAGTTTTTGGATATCAAACGGACCTCCCCAGAAGGTAATTTTTATGTGGCCGATTTACCCTCTTTTGCAATTAGTTTCGCTACAGCACCCACTGCTCTAGCTAATTGTCCATCCTTTCCAAGTGTGATTTCTATGTTATGTATGGCCGTGCCTAAGGGCATATCGGTTGAAGTAGATTCTTCTTTTTGATCAATCAAAACCCCTTCCTAAACTATACAAGCTTCTTACAAAGCATACGGCTTTCTGGATGTAGATGATGATATTTATATAGATGGATCTTATATCATACAATGAAGTACCCCATGGATGGatatatgaatgcaaatctGCCGAATGACTCATGTTATGATCTTCTACATTCTAGGTCTTCTCGTTCCGTCATCTGGCTTATATTCTTCATGTAGCATTCAGACCGAATGACTCTATGAAATTACGTCGATACTTCCACATATTATGGGTAACGTAGGAGACATCTCTATTTTTCCCCCGGGGAATCTTTAGAATTCCCACTGCTTAGCTTTCAATTCGCCTCTGACCATCGAATGAAATGTGAATACCCTGTCCTCCTCTTTTTGAAAGAAGGGGCGCTTTCGGTTCTGTCGGTGCTTGAAACAATTTTGTCTTCTTCATATTACTATATCTCTAGAGTCAATAAGTTTATATAAGGAACTACTGAACTCAATCACTTGCTGCCGTTACTCTTCAGTTTTCTGTTGAGGTCTATCCTGTAGAGGTACTCAAATTAGACCAGTGATCGATTTCTAGGTTTCATCGTAAACCTAATTGGTTACTTCCAATTACGTAAATCAATAGTTCAAACCGCACTCAAATATAGGGCATTTCCCATTTTTATAGGAACTTCTGTACCAGAAACAATGGTATCTCCTATTTGACCCCCTCTGGGATGTAAAATATATCTCTTCTTACCATCCCCATAGTGTATGAGACAAATGTATGCATTTCGATTAGGGTCATATTCTATGGTTACGATTCTACCATATAAGTCTTTTTCATTCCGTCGAAAATCGATTTTACGGTATAGACGCTTATGACCTCCCCCTCTATGCCCTGAACTAATGATTCCTCTGGCATTATGACCTTTACCACAATGATGCTGTCCATAGATCTAATTGTTTCGTGGATTGGATTTCACTTGACTGTCTACTTTTCCATTGCGTGTGCTCGGGGTAGAAGTTTTGTATAAATGTATCGCCATGCTATTAACTATTTTGATTTAAGTTTTTTTTGTTCTACGAGATGGAATAGAATAACCTGGTTGAAGCGTAAGATCATACGTTTGTAATGCATTATATGTCCCATAATAGGTCCCATTCTTCTATCCTTTCCCGGAAGTCGATGACTATTCATAGCTATTACCTTGATACCAAAGAAGCGTTCGACCTAATGCTTTATTTCTGTCCTAGTTGATCTCAATTCGACATTAAAAGTATATTGATTTTTCCCCAATAACCGAATACTTTTGTCTGTAAATACTGCATATTTGATTCCATCCATAAATCTATTTTCTTCCCTATGAGTTCTAGTCTCAATAAGAATGCTAGTTCTTACTGTTCATATATTATGATATGAATATACTACACCAATTCGTTATGTATGGATGATGAGATTCCATTGATGCAGAGTCAATTCCAATAGACTTATTGGAGGGTCCTATTGGCGTGCATCCAGTAAGACTTGAACCTATGAATTCGCCAATTATGAGTTGGGCGCTTTAACCTTTCAGCCATGGATGCTTAGCGGGGATCCTCGTACATGGTGAATGACCAAATTCTAATTGAAATGAAATCTTTAAGATAAATCAATGCAATTTATGAGGAATCAATGAAAGGACATCAATTCAAATCCTGGATTTTCGAATTGAGAGACATATTGAGAGAGATCAAGAATTCCACTATTTCTTAGATTCATGGGCCCAATTCAATTCAGTGGGATCTTTCATTCACATTTTTTTCCACCAAGAACGTTTTATAAAACTCTTTGACTCCCGAATTTGGAGTATCCTACTTTCACGCAATTCACAGGGTTCAATAAGCAATCGATATTTCACGATCAACGGTGTAATACTCTTTGTAGTAGTGGTTCTTATATATCATATTAACAATCGAACTATGGTCAAAAGCAAAAATCTCTATTTGATAGGACTTCTTCCTATAGCTATGAATTCCATTGGACCCAAAAATGATACATTGGAAGAATCCGTTGGGTTTCCAATATCAATAGGTTGATTGTTTCGCTTCTCTCtcttccaaaaagaaaaaagatctCTGAGAGTTGTTTCCTGAATCCGAAAGAGAGTACTTGGGTTCTcccaataaataaaaagtgtGCCATCCCTGAATCTAACTGGGGTTCGCGATGGTGGAGGAAATGGATCAGAAGAGGGGGGGATTCTAGTTGTAAGATATCTAATGAAACCGCCGTTGGAATTGAGACCTTATTCAAAGAGAAAGATCTCAAATATCTGGAGTTTCTTTTTGTATATTACAATGCCGTTAGGTTTGTACCCTGTGTTTAACTAGATGACCAATTCATCTATggtaaaaattgaaagaaaggaCTTTTCCTGAGTTTGACTGGTCAACTACTGTCTGGGACTGGCATTGTAATCAattagtttgtttggatagcaaGGTTTTCAaatacaaatttcagattttgttttgcttgcatcatacacacaattttcaatcaactttttatctcacatacatcacatcataaaaagtgttatagtaattttttcagataaatatttcaaataacttcctATCAAACAAACCTAGTGTCACTTAAGTTGAAAAGACTTTTCACTAAATACGAACTATTCCAACTAGGTCATTGTCAAGTTTTTGATCTTACAAAGCCACTACTTTTGACCACACAATCCATCAATTATTGtccatatttattgttttggacCATACCAAGTTAAAATTTTGTAAGTGTATCCGCTATGTTTGGTAGCGATCCATTTCTAAACATGTCTCTTTTAGTCTTTGATGACAATGAGACGTTAACTAAACTAAATATTTCTTAACACATTtcttaatcatctttttattttatatatattatatcaaaaaaatattattgtattttaaaaaaaattatctcaaataatctactatTTAAACACACTTAGTAAACCAAACACCAATAGTTAAGGGACAGTAACCACCTTTCCTTTTTTATTCCGGCAAAAAGTAGTTTCCATTTTCTAATAGATCATAAGGACACTAGAAAGAGATATCAAGAATCTTCCCTAGACCACGTTTTCATAATTTGGGTAACTGGCCTGTGCTTAGACTTAACGAGGATCCTAAGCTTCTCAACAAAACATGCCACATTAGTTGGTCAAAGAATTTGTTGTACATAAATTTTGAATAGATTCGTTCTTCAATCCTACATTTCTCGAATGAGGATGAACCTGCGTCATGCAACGCCATATTACTTTGTCTGAATCGTGTTCACTATTGAGAAGTCAATTGACAGAAATTTCTACATAGTTTTTTTCATGTCTGTcacaaaagaaaattattttaaaaggaCCGGAATTGGTTTCTTACAATTTTTACTTGTCAGTGGAAACAAATACCTTGTTAGATCTAGAGAAACCAGCAAAGGATAGACTTATTCCAATCTCCCCCTCCATAGTCAATTGATTATCCTCATGTGTATGTAACTATTTCAATGGTTGGTAACAAGATGCTGTCGGggtattaaaagaaaaattcaaatatgCATCGCAAAGAATAGCATATGAGCATATGGACGATTAACATACAATTCTTCTGGCCATCCATGTTGGATCAGGGCTTCTGTCATCACTAGTGGTGACAACACGGTGTGGGATAGACagtaatataaaatataaacatTAACAAAAACAAATATAAATATTAGCACAATAAGATTTTGTTATATTAGTATCAATATTTGTTATATTATTGTCTACACAGTATCCTATTGTTGCCACTAATGATAGTAGAGGCTTCCAGTCCATGTTTTTTCCTATGTACCATGGCTTACTgaatagtaaaatttttcattgaAAAGTCTTATTCTAGATCAATTACCCTTCCTAGCTATACATGACATATTTGCTCCTTGCATTGCGTAAGAtcttcaataattcaagaaatcagTGAATAACATAATCTCATTGTATTATCATAATTGGTAGTACTAACAAATAAAGTTCTTACTAGTACGTAGCAACCAAAAACCAGAAACGACATACAAGTGTCCCAAAATTAACTTTTACCGTAGAATTCTACAAAGAATCAAGCCCATTGTTAAAAATAGCAGTAAAAGCATCCATTCTTGGCTTGGAAAGGGATAAACCAACCTCAATATCTCCATCTGATTCTCTACTCCCACTAAGAGAAATGGCCCCTGAAGTTTCAATCGAAATGAACTCAAACTTTTTAGGCTTTCCCCATCCAAAATCCAGATTGTAATAGTTATACCTTGGTGAGCCTGCCACGGAAACAACCCTGTCCAAATTTATACCTGCAATACCCGGCAACCACGTGTCGGCATCGTCGAAGAGTGAATCATTGTTCTTCAATCTCTGATGAATGCCCTCCCCGATTGACTCAACTGCAATTGGAAATCCTTCTTCTCCAattaactttccatttttttcatttttcctaatAACTGTTTGGCAATTGCCAAAATAGTTGGAAGGTAAAGGTGGATCCATACGTCCTCTACAATCAGCCAGGCAACAAAAGTGCTCCACCTCACCTTCACCCACTTGTTCTCCACTTGGACCACGACATTTTACCAAGCAAGTCCAAACATGGGCACAAATTACCGTAAATGATGATAAATGAACTAATTGTGGCCGTTTTTGCAGGGCTAAGCTCTTTAGTTTTTCGATATTGTTTCTGCTAATAACAAAAGATCTGCGAACTTTTTTGGTCATAGGTTTTGCTGTAGTATCAGTAGAACTCTCATGTTGAAAAAGCTTTAAGAAGACGACCCCTTGGTCCCAAAAAATTGAGCCAAGTCCCTTTGTGTCTTTGATCATAGTCCTATCGTAACATGGTGGAGAATAACTTACTAGAGTTGCCGCAGCATCATCTCTGTCGATATtatcttcaaaaaatttggaGCTCAAAGCAGCCCACGTCTTCATAAATCCGAAAATGCTGCCGGCATCTCCGACAGTGTGGTGATTTGAGATTCCAATAGACATTCCACAGTCTGGAAATAATGTAACCTGAAGAGCAAGAACTGGGGTAATCCTGGCTGTGGATCCGGAATCATCCTCCGTAGATGGTTTCAATTCAGGAATCAAAGGATGAAAATCACGACAATTCCGTGCATGGTTTGCTGTAAGATAATTGAAATCAGTCGTGGTACACTCGGCAATGATTAGTGCTAGTGAACTTCCATTTTTGTAACGAATTTCGGGCGTGCCAGAATTTGAATTGGAAGGAACTATCAAATTCCCGGCTAGGGGAAGAAAATGTTGGAGTGTCAAGGAGAGTGAATGTTCAAGCTTAGGAATGATGTGCTCGATGAAATGGGCTCTAGAGAGCTGAGGTACCTCATAAAGGACGAGGCGTTGGATGGGGGAAAAGTGCAACCACGGCATATCAAGGAATGTTAAAGGAAGAGACATTTCAGTGGCCGCCGCAGACGACGGTGGTGACACTAAAGAATGCTTAAGCACGGTGACTGCATCGGGTGTAGCCATTTTACCTTGGTTGGTGCTATTTGCGTGTTTGATGGAAAGGTGTTCTTCTATTAAGAAAACAAGGAGagatgttttcttttttgttcttttgttttttggtctGGTTGGCGAATGGATATATGAGCTCGTATTTGTAGTGAAGAACGGAGGAGCACAGGCACGGgtgaaaaaataattgagaATGCTTCAGTTGAGTTTTGCCTAATTTTGTGCggtttgtaaatttttttttgtgtaattttATGTGTATAATTCTATGCTTTTTAGTAAGTTTTAATGTACATGTGAATTTCTTTTACAACATCTAATTTTAGCACAGACGTAACTAGACCAAATTCCAAGATGTCACTGTGCATCCGCCATTTTTTCTTACTTCCTAACTACGGCTCTTTGCGGATGTATATCAAATCTTGTTAAAATTACGCTAAGAGACGTAACTAGACCAATTCCAAGATGTCACTGTACATCCGCCATTTTTTCCCGCTACCGGATTACGACTCTTTGCGGTTCCTGCAGAGCAACTTTAATCTGCAGGGCCACCTATTGGCTTCTAATGTACCATCTGTtgaaataagggataattttagaaaccttctCTAAGGTTGCTGACAGTCTCGCTCTCCTCCTATGAGGTTCTCAAAATAATTAGAAATTTCCTCTAACAGAATATTGAGTCCCAATTCTTACATCATCGTGGGTGAAATGATTTAAGTACTCGCACAACTTAGCAATTATTTCACAATTATCTAGACAAATTTACCTAAGCTAGTTATAAATACGATTAAcataataaatgataatttatAAGTACAAATAATATCCCAAATGCCATGAGAAAATGGGCACCAAATTCAGGCACCATTTTCTGATTGA of Coffea arabica cultivar ET-39 chromosome 5c, Coffea Arabica ET-39 HiFi, whole genome shotgun sequence contains these proteins:
- the LOC113689476 gene encoding phenolic glucoside malonyltransferase 1-like codes for the protein MATPDAVTVLKHSLVSPPSSAAATEMSLPLTFLDMPWLHFSPIQRLVLYEVPQLSRAHFIEHIIPKLEHSLSLTLQHFLPLAGNLIVPSNSNSGTPEIRYKNGSSLALIIAECTTTDFNYLTANHARNCRDFHPLIPELKPSTEDDSGSTARITPVLALQVTLFPDCGMSIGISNHHTVGDAGSIFGFMKTWAALSSKFFEDNIDRDDAAATLVSYSPPCYDRTMIKDTKGLGSIFWDQGVVFLKLFQHESSTDTTAKPMTKKVRRSFVISRNNIEKLKSLALQKRPQLVHLSSFTVICAHVWTCLVKCRGPSGEQVGEGEVEHFCCLADCRGRMDPPLPSNYFGNCQTVIRKNEKNGKLIGEEGFPIAVESIGEGIHQRLKNNDSLFDDADTWLPGIAGINLDRVVSVAGSPRYNYYNLDFGWGKPKKFEFISIETSGAISLSGSRESDGDIEVGLSLSKPRMDAFTAIFNNGLDSL